GCCCGCCGCCCCAGAACATCCGCGTCGAATAGCCCAACTCGTCGCGGGGAAAACTGTGGCGATCGAAGGCCTCGCCGGCTTCGAGCATTACGCACTTGGCGCCGCCGACGGTCAATTCGTGCGCCATCCGCGCGCCGGAAACGCCCGATCCGATGATGGCGATGTCGTACATCAAGGCGCGTCGTGCGTGTGGGGCAGGGGGGGCAGGGCCAGATCTGTAACCGGCAGTGTCCGGCAGCCGTGGGCGCGCCGTCAAGCGGTCCGGATGCCGCGGTCTCTAGTTCCCGCTGGCGGCCGGCTGGCGCAGCCATGTCAAGGCCGCGTCGAGCACGGGATCGCTGTCCCTGTTGGCGGCCGCGCCGAATTTGACCACCTCGTCCGGCGCGATGCCTCGCCCCTCGATCGGCGTGCCATCGAGCTGCATGTCGATCCAGCTCGGCAGGTAGACCGTGACCTCGTCGTCGAGCTCGGTGGGCCGCGGGTTGCCGGTGCTTCCGTAAGACTGCTCGCCGAAGAGCCGCACCCCGGAAATGGCCCGAAACATCAACAACAGCGACTCGCACGAGCTCATGCACTTGGGACCCATGAGCACGGCCACGCGGCCCTTGTAGCGCTGGACCTTGGGTGTCGGATCAAAGCTCCGCAGTTGCTCGGGCAGCCACCCGCCGGGCGCATCGGGAGCGATCGTGCGATGCTTGGCATACGGCGTCTGCTTGCTGACGAAGCAGCCGGCCAGCAATCGCCCGGCCCGTTCGTCGCCGCCCGCGTTGAGCCGCAGATCGACGACAATTGCCGGGGCTTGTTGCCAGGCGGCAATCGCCTCGAGCGCCGGCTGCATCGCTCCGGTATCCGCGGGCAGGCTGTTGACGAGCAGGTAGCCGATGCCGCCCGCGAGCTGGCCGGTCACGATCGCGGGCTTGTGTTCCTTGAGCTGCTGTACCTGTTTTCGCAACGCCGCGGGGTTCAGGTTGGCGTCGATCTTGCGTCCTGTCGCGGCGAAGCGCTGGTCGCCGGCCGTAAGAAACACGTGCATGTCTTTCGTGGCCGAAAGCAGCTCGGCCGCCACGCGCGCGAACTCGACGCCGCTTTTCGCGGCCGTCAGTTTCGGCGCGAACTCCGCGAAGCGCTGATCCCAATCGACCCGATGCAATTCGCGATGGGAGTAGTTCTTTTCTATGGCCTCGCGCAGGGCGGCAACGAGCGGCTGCGGATCGAAAGCGTCGGCAGGCGCCTGGGGTTTGCTTGCACCGGCCTTGGCCGCCGCCGTCTTGAAGCCGAACGGCGTCGCTTCGGCCGACTCGCCCGTCGCGCCGCGAAAGTTCTGGAACTTGGGGCAGTTGATGCTCAACTCGTAGGTGTGGTTCGGCTTGAGCCGAACCGGCACGACGAACACCCGGGCGCTCTTCCAGCGCGGTCCGCGCGCTCCTTGGGCGGGCTTGATTTCCGGAAAGTTTTCACCGCCGCCACAGAGCGAGTGCCCATCGCGGCGCATGTCCTGGTCGAACTCGATGACCAGCTCACGCGTGCCCGGATCGACCGCCTGGTCGCCGTTCGCCGGGGTGAGTTTCACGACCTTCGGGGCGGCAGCGACGAGCGGCGAAACCAGGCCGGCGAGGCCCAAGCCGGCCGTTGCGAGCATCGTGGCGACCACCCGAAGAATCAACGGGCTGTCGGCATGATGCCTCATGGCTGTCGATGCTCCGCCGTGTCGGGCGGCAAGGCGAGGGCCGCGGCATCGATGGCCACCGGCGCTCCGGCCGCAGGCACGTCGAGCTTGGCGCTCCAGAGGATTCCCTGCACCACGAGCCGACGAAAATCCTCGCGGGCAAAGTTGTCGAAGAAGTGTCCAGCCGTGAGCCCGAACGATCGCCCGCCGCTGCCGCGCTCGTGGGTCCAGGCGATGCGCTGCTCCAGGGCAGGCTGTTCCGCGGTCTGCGGCAGCAGGGCCGTGACGAGACCTTGCGCGCCGTCGGCAAACCGCAAATTGAGGTAATACTCGTCGCGCAGCTCGAAGGGTTCGATCCCGCGCAGGATCGGATGGTCCGGCAAGTCGAAGCGCAGTCGGGCCTGATCGACTCGCAGACCGGAGAATTCGAACGAGAAGCGGCCCCCCAGGGCGGCTTGATAGTCGGGCCCCACTTCGGCACCTTCGGCCGCCGTGGCCCAATGCAGGGCAACGAAACCCGCGGGCGACGCAAACAGGCGCTCGGCGGTGGCTCGACGCGCGCCGGAAAGCAGCAGGTTGCCGCCGGCGCTGGTGTACAGCACGACGGCCGCATAGCCGTCGCAGGCTTGCGGATCGCGCGGCCAGCCATCGACGACCGTGGCCTCGACTCCGGGAGACTGCCGCAGGCAATCGGCCAGGAGCCGGCCGACGGCCAGGTACTCGTGCGTGCGATAAGGATGATCGCGCTTGTGGCCGACGATCAGGACTTTCGTCCCGTCGGCCCAGGCGAATGGAACGCCGGCGAACAGGCAAGAAAAAGCAAGTGCCGCGACGGTCGTACACCGCCGCGGCACGCGCATGCATGGTCGAACAACTGGTCTTCGCCACCCATCGCTGCCCACGTTGGACTCCTGCGCACCGGACTTACTCGAACGTATAGGTGAACGACTCCCAATCTTCGGCATCATAACCGTTGTCGGGTACGGTCGGCACGATGTTGTCCTTGTGCTCGGTCCAGGTCTTGCCCGTGCGGCGGCCTTCGGCCCAAATCCGCACGGCGGCGCACTTGATGTCGAAGCCGTCGTGGACCAGTTGGCCGCTCTTGCCGGAGGCCACCTCGAACACGGCCGGTTCGCCCAGCGTGTTGGCCGACGCGGCCGGGTACCACAACCAGGTGCCGTCAACGCTCTTTGTGTAGTAGTAGACCTTCACGACCAGGTCTTCGCCCGTGTTGTTGACCACCTTGAAATACCGCCGATCGAAGTGCTTCGAGGCCACCTTCTTGGCCAGGGCCTGCGGATCGATCGATTCGGCCTTGCGGTAGTCTTCCTCGGCGCGGTCTTTCATGTCGGCCGAGGTGAAGATGTTGCCGCGGTAGACGTACAGGTACGCGTTGTTGGGCTGCAGCTCGAGAGCCTTATTCATGTCGTCGAGGGCCTTTTGCAGCTCTTTGAGTTCGTGCAGGATCAGGCCCCGCTTCATGAAGAAATCGGCATCGCCGTCGTACAGTTCGATGGCCTTGGTCAGGTCGGCCAAAGCGCCCTGTTTGTCGCCCTCGGCATTGAGGGCCAGGGCGCGGTTATAGAACGGAATCGAGTCGGTGCCCTCGGCCAGGCGGATCGATTCGGTGTAGTCGGTGTAGGCCTTCTTGTTCTCGCCCATCGCCAGGAAGGCGTTGCCCCGGCTGTTGTAAAGGTTCTTGTCGCTGGGGGCCTGCCGGATGGCCTCGGTGTACTCGTTTGCCGCGTCTTCCGGCTTGTTCATCGCCATGTACGTCTCGCCGCGGCCGCGATAGGCGAGAATTAACGTGGGATCCAGGCTGATGGCCTCGGCGAAATCGCGTAGCGCCGTCTCGTACTGTTCCTTCCACTTGAAACAGAAGCCCCGGCCCATGAAGGCCGTCGCCAGCTTCGGATCGAGACGGATCGCCGCGGCGTAGTTCTCGATGGCGCCGTCGTACTCGCCGCCGAACCGCTGCGCATCGCCGCGGGCCACGAACATCTCGGGTCGCTTGTCGTCCTGGTCGATCGCCTCGTTGAAATCGCGGATCGCCAGTCGGTAACGGCCCTTGTCGAGGTAGATCATGCCCCGGGCAAAATACTCGTCGGCCGTCTTCGGGTGCAGCATCGGCCGGACTTCTTCGAGATATTTCGTGACTTCGCTGATGTCGATCGCGAAGCTGCGCAGATTGACGTTGTTCTTGTAGCTGTCGGTGACGCCGATCAGTTCGCCGAGCGAATTGACCACCGGCCCGCCGCTGTCGCCGGGATTGATGGGTGATTGCGTCTCGACCATCTGGCAACTGATGCGGAACCCGACGTTGATCGTGTTCTCGTAGACCTGGCGCACGGTGCCGGTGGTGAAGATCCACATCCCCTGACCGCCCGACGTGTTGCCGCCGATCGAATGCACTTCCTCACCCGGCTCGGCGCTCACCTGGGCCATCTTGATCGGCACGGCGTCGTCGGGGAGTTGGGGCACCTGCAGCACCGCGAGGTCAACGATGCTCTTGGTGTCGATCACCTTGGCCGGCAGCGTTTCGCTGTCGACGTAGTGTTTCAACTCGGTGATCAACTTGCCGTTGCGATAGTCCGGCAGCACGATCTCAACTTTGTCCAAATCGTCCTCGACGACGTGGTGATTCGTGACGATCAACTTTTCCTTGGCGTCGACCACAAAGCCGGTACCGATGCCGAAGTGATCCGTTCCCTGGCCGACGAGAATCAGCACCGTGCTGGCCAGCGTCTTCTTGAAGATGTCGCGCTTGTTGAGCGCGCCACTCGGCGCCGGCGCCTCTGCGGCCGGCGGCGGGTCCGCGGGCGCTTCTTCCGCGGGCGCTTCGGCGGCCTTGTTGGTTTCGACCTTACCGCCGACACCGTCTCCCTTTTGCGCGACGGCCGGCAGCGCCACCAGCGCCACGGCAAACCACGCCAGCGCTCCCCAACTGAACCGCCTCAAGCGGCGGTCTAAACCCGATTGAGACCACGTGCGACACATAGACAGGACCTTTCCTCTAGCGCGATGCGCCCACAAACGAGAGGGGCGCTGTCTTGACTGTGCGGACGCGTGGAGGACCGACCTCAATTGTCGACCTCCAACAGGGAATAATACCACAGTCGCACGGTCAATCCACGCAAACCTTACCCGCCGCAAGGCCTGGGTAAACAGGGCCGGTTTCGCGGCTTGCCGTGGGCTGCGATATCGAGCAATACGCAGGCAAATCCAGCGGCGTTCATGCCCGTTGGGTAGAAAAGATTTCGCGGAACTCGCGGGAGTTTTCGTGCGTCGGAACCCTTAGCGCGCCGTTGCCAGGCGCGCTCCCGCGGCTGCCCGCAACGAATCGATCGTATAGATCGCCAGCGCCAGCCAGATGCAGCCGAAGCTGGCCAATTGCGTCGAGTTGAACGGCTCGCCGAAGACGGTCACGGCCAGGGCAAATTGCACGCTCGGCGCGAGGTACTGCAACAGCCCCAGCGTGGCCAGCGGCAGCCGCCGCGCCGCGGCCGTGAACAGCAGCAGCGGCACCGAGGTCACCACGCCGCTGGCCATCAGCAGCGCCGTGGTGTTCCAGGCACCGGGGGCCGCGGCCGTGCTGCCGGCCGCCGTGCCCTGGCCGAATTGGCCCTGGCCGGTCGCCAGAAAGTACCCGATCGTGGCCAAGGCGGGCGGCAGCAGCAACAGCGTCTCGGCCCAGAGTCCGTTGAGCCCGTCGACTTCGACGGTCTTGCGGAGCATGCCGTAAAACGCGAACGAGCCGGCCACGACCAGCGCGATCCAGGGAAACTGGCCGGCGGCCAGTACCAGGTTGGCGACGCCGGCGCTGGCCACGACCACGGCCGCCAATTGCCAGGGGCGCAACCGTTCGTGCAGGTAGGCCACGCCCAGGGCCACGTTCACCAGCGGCGTGATGAAATAGCCCAGGCTGGCCTGCAACATCTGGTTGGCCATCACGGCATAGATAAACGTGAACCAGTTGACGGCGATCAA
This Pirellulales bacterium DNA region includes the following protein-coding sequences:
- the rarD gene encoding EamA family transporter RarD: MPPSTHRSGLLYGLGAYGLWGLIPLYFKAVAQVPPLEILAHRVVWSCAFLGITVVALRRGRSFRAAIARPDVRRTLSITTVLIAVNWFTFIYAVMANQMLQASLGYFITPLVNVALGVAYLHERLRPWQLAAVVVASAGVANLVLAAGQFPWIALVVAGSFAFYGMLRKTVEVDGLNGLWAETLLLLPPALATIGYFLATGQGQFGQGTAAGSTAAAPGAWNTTALLMASGVVTSVPLLLFTAAARRLPLATLGLLQYLAPSVQFALAVTVFGEPFNSTQLASFGCIWLALAIYTIDSLRAAAGARLATAR
- a CDS encoding ThuA domain-containing protein, translating into MPRRCTTVAALAFSCLFAGVPFAWADGTKVLIVGHKRDHPYRTHEYLAVGRLLADCLRQSPGVEATVVDGWPRDPQACDGYAAVVLYTSAGGNLLLSGARRATAERLFASPAGFVALHWATAAEGAEVGPDYQAALGGRFSFEFSGLRVDQARLRFDLPDHPILRGIEPFELRDEYYLNLRFADGAQGLVTALLPQTAEQPALEQRIAWTHERGSGGRSFGLTAGHFFDNFAREDFRRLVVQGILWSAKLDVPAAGAPVAIDAAALALPPDTAEHRQP
- a CDS encoding serine protease yields the protein MRRFSWGALAWFAVALVALPAVAQKGDGVGGKVETNKAAEAPAEEAPADPPPAAEAPAPSGALNKRDIFKKTLASTVLILVGQGTDHFGIGTGFVVDAKEKLIVTNHHVVEDDLDKVEIVLPDYRNGKLITELKHYVDSETLPAKVIDTKSIVDLAVLQVPQLPDDAVPIKMAQVSAEPGEEVHSIGGNTSGGQGMWIFTTGTVRQVYENTINVGFRISCQMVETQSPINPGDSGGPVVNSLGELIGVTDSYKNNVNLRSFAIDISEVTKYLEEVRPMLHPKTADEYFARGMIYLDKGRYRLAIRDFNEAIDQDDKRPEMFVARGDAQRFGGEYDGAIENYAAAIRLDPKLATAFMGRGFCFKWKEQYETALRDFAEAISLDPTLILAYRGRGETYMAMNKPEDAANEYTEAIRQAPSDKNLYNSRGNAFLAMGENKKAYTDYTESIRLAEGTDSIPFYNRALALNAEGDKQGALADLTKAIELYDGDADFFMKRGLILHELKELQKALDDMNKALELQPNNAYLYVYRGNIFTSADMKDRAEEDYRKAESIDPQALAKKVASKHFDRRYFKVVNNTGEDLVVKVYYYTKSVDGTWLWYPAASANTLGEPAVFEVASGKSGQLVHDGFDIKCAAVRIWAEGRRTGKTWTEHKDNIVPTVPDNGYDAEDWESFTYTFE